The Candidatus Koribacter versatilis Ellin345 genome has a segment encoding these proteins:
- a CDS encoding sigma-70 family RNA polymerase sigma factor: MSGHRQDSGTEATGWEHRDRLVMEQMSQVKYIARRIHERLPRHVPIEDLINAGILGLIDAAGKYDSEKNVQFQSYAKFRIRGAILDSLRDLDWSPRDLRRKARALEAAELRLTSETGHPPLEDELARELGMDLDGFRELTRELEGLGISSLQEGLPAEGFGEEREVVVESHEESPLDAFLRSENHELLVEAIEQLPARERQVLALYYFEELTMKEVGDVLGVGESRVSQIHSQALTRVRARLQSRHTVPVTSVRMENSWISY; encoded by the coding sequence ATGTCGGGCCACCGTCAAGACTCAGGAACGGAAGCAACGGGTTGGGAGCATCGAGACCGTCTGGTGATGGAGCAGATGTCGCAGGTCAAATACATCGCGCGCCGGATTCACGAACGGCTGCCGCGTCATGTTCCGATTGAAGACCTCATCAACGCAGGAATTCTCGGCTTGATCGACGCCGCCGGCAAATACGATTCCGAGAAAAATGTGCAATTCCAGTCCTACGCAAAGTTCCGCATCCGCGGAGCGATTCTCGACAGCCTGCGCGACCTGGACTGGAGTCCTCGCGACTTGCGACGGAAGGCGCGGGCGCTCGAAGCGGCTGAGCTGCGCTTGACTTCCGAAACGGGACATCCCCCACTGGAAGACGAGTTGGCCCGGGAATTAGGTATGGATTTGGACGGCTTTCGCGAGCTCACCCGCGAGTTGGAAGGCCTTGGCATTTCGAGTCTGCAGGAAGGCCTTCCCGCAGAGGGATTTGGCGAGGAGCGCGAAGTTGTGGTTGAAAGCCACGAGGAGAGCCCGCTGGACGCGTTCCTGCGCAGCGAAAATCACGAACTGTTAGTGGAAGCGATTGAGCAGCTCCCGGCACGGGAGAGGCAAGTGCTGGCGTTGTATTACTTCGAAGAGCTCACCATGAAAGAGGTAGGTGATGTGCTGGGCGTGGGCGAATCACGCGTTTCGCAGATTCATTCCCAGGCGCTGACACGGGTTCGAGCTCGTCTGCAATCGCGCCACACCGTCCCGGTGACCTCGGTGCGCATGGAGAACTCGTGGATAAGCTACTAA
- a CDS encoding flagellar motor switch protein FliM, whose translation MDKLLNQEEIDAIFRAVRTGENAGSGSEGERGRKVEPWNYRQAGQINREQVRSISSLHEGFARNLTHSLGAYLRVPFEANLVSVEQLTYRELLGRLPEVAYYSTFRIGTADNIGAMEMDLSLAFPMIDILLGGQGGHDEQVREITEIEEQILEVVAKVVCKELETAWQPLGMEFAFEARQQAAQLQRLMPPTEKILALCFELEMPGCRGSLNLAFSAVVSNALLRKLSKDWGYRRQSRESDGDGKLHRKLLGCPFPVSLGLVDASVRVRELLQLRAGDILPLKRSAESAIELSVGGRASFRARPVRSGNWRAAQILGRISTAKGVEYQR comes from the coding sequence GTGGATAAGCTACTAAACCAGGAAGAGATAGACGCTATTTTCCGTGCGGTCCGAACAGGCGAGAATGCCGGCAGTGGCAGCGAGGGAGAACGCGGTCGTAAGGTCGAACCATGGAACTATCGGCAGGCAGGCCAAATCAACCGTGAACAAGTGCGCAGCATCAGTTCACTGCATGAAGGCTTCGCACGCAACCTGACGCATTCGCTGGGGGCTTACCTTCGCGTTCCCTTCGAAGCAAACCTTGTTTCCGTGGAACAACTCACCTACCGCGAGCTTCTGGGCAGACTCCCCGAAGTGGCGTATTACTCCACTTTCCGTATTGGTACTGCAGACAACATCGGCGCGATGGAAATGGACTTGAGTCTCGCGTTCCCGATGATAGACATACTCCTCGGAGGGCAGGGCGGGCATGACGAGCAGGTGCGAGAAATCACCGAAATCGAAGAGCAGATTCTGGAAGTTGTGGCGAAAGTCGTTTGCAAGGAACTGGAAACCGCGTGGCAGCCACTGGGAATGGAGTTCGCCTTCGAGGCACGCCAGCAAGCTGCCCAATTGCAGCGGCTGATGCCTCCGACCGAGAAGATCCTCGCTCTCTGTTTCGAATTGGAGATGCCAGGTTGTCGCGGCTCGCTGAATCTGGCGTTTTCTGCCGTCGTTTCGAACGCGCTGCTGCGAAAGCTGTCGAAGGATTGGGGATACCGGCGACAGTCCCGGGAGAGCGATGGCGACGGAAAGCTTCACCGAAAACTCCTGGGGTGTCCGTTCCCAGTGAGCTTGGGGCTGGTAGACGCGTCGGTGCGAGTGCGTGAACTTCTGCAATTGCGCGCTGGTGACATCCTTCCGCTGAAACGGTCAGCGGAGAGCGCGATCGAATTGAGTGTCGGTGGCCGCGCGAGTTTCAGGGCTCGACCGGTGCGCTCCGGCAATTGGCGTGCAGCACAAATCCTCGGACGCATCTCGACCGCCAAGGGCGTCGAATACCAGCGATGA